aaaaagatatttccaAGCTAATCAAAGGAACAGTCACTCTcatatggggtagacagagccaacattattgaaaagactgaaaagccgcGTTTGAACGATGGAATCAATATTACATTCTTATCCCGTTTAAGTCTCGAGATCACTGACCGGGAATTCCCCCCGATAACACTTTAACCCAAGGAcgtaggtaataaaaaataggtatttcCAAGCATCACGCCAATTTATGTTgcctgaataaaaaaaacaactacatataatcacatctttatcccctatggggtagatagagccaacagtattcaaaagactgaaaggccgtgTTTTGATGTTAGaatcaataatacatattacttttataattttaagacGTGAGACAACTTAAAAACTGTGATAGTACGGTGCAAAATTGagtaacaggaatagaaaaacGAGGAGTAAGATAGGAAAAACTATGATGTGCAAGAAGAAACCTATAATTAAACCCAAATCAACAACTCCGAAAACAGGAGTAGAAATAGGCATGCTTAGATGGTTTATTCATGTGTtaagaatgaatgaaacaGATTGAATAAGCAAATGATACACTCATACATATTactacgtctatatcccttacagggtagacagagccaatagtcttgaaaaaaccgaaaggccacgcGCATTTGTATGGTTTTATAGTGGAAATCAGATTCAAGTAGATACagattactagcccatcgcctaaaattgATATGTgatatacaataatatttaccatcgcctacataaattaaaaaaatattgacagcTCTGTGACACATCCATCGAGAAAAAAATCGGCTGTCAATGCTGTCATCTGTTTATCTAATCTATGGATTGGACagtcatttttaatttcagaagGTTCcactaaaatttaaactattttaattgtaaaaaatggaCGAAattgagaaagaaaaaattgcAGCCCTGCCGTCCCAACTGCTGGTCACTACAATTTGTCATCCCATGGAATATGCAAAAGTGTTGATCCAACTGGGCTACGAACCTATGCCTCCCCGCCGGTCTACAACACTTTTTGGACGTCCAGCAATGGTGTTACCTAATGTATTTCAGTATATCAAATATATCAAAACATCAGACGGCTTCTTTGGCTGCTATCGTGGACTGTCGGCCCGAATTTTGGGCCTCATTGCATCTAGTCAGCTGACATCGAAAGTGATTTACGCTTGTGGTATCAACCTCCCTGAAATCAATGACCCACCCAACATTGTGACTGACGAAGAGCCTAAACTAGAAGACTACATCAAGCTCGGCCGTCGAGACATGATAATGCACACTGCGTCTGCCATTGTATCTTATCCATTCCATGTTGTGTCCATCAGAATGATGGCATCATTCATCGGCAAAGAGGAAGACTACAGCAGCCTAATTGGGGCAATTGTTGCAATATATAGAGATGATGGAATTTGTGGTTTCTTCCACGGTGTGGTTCCTAAAGTTTTTGCAGATTTGACATGTGTAGCGGTGACTGGTATCTTGGCCTACtatgtcaataaatatttggtGAAAACTAAAGACTTGAGGTATTACACAGTTCCACTGTTAACATTTATCACAAGTACAATCACATACCCACTGGTTGTAGTGACAACTTGTATGGCGGTGGCTGGCTCTAGCCTTAAGGCTGGTAATCCACCATTGATGCCTGCATACCCGAATTGGCAGACTTGTTGGAGGGACTTGCTTAGAAACAAGCAACACAAGAGAGGCTCCTCTCTTATATTTAGGTACTACATTGCACCGATTGCAGCCATGCAGATCCAATAAAGCCTAGTGATCCTAATGAGAAATGCATTTATCTATTTGGATTTATTTGCTAAGTGTTATTCCACAATCACCAAAGTAGTCGCCTCCTGTAGAGAGTGAAATATGTAAAGTGAgtgtaaataatttagtatAATTGGTGTATCATGTGGATACTGTTTTTTGTTGAGTCGAGTTGtggttatattaataaatatattttttctttgtcaacagtttattatttacatttaatcctacatattattgtaatttggcTAAAGTTTGTGCTTTGATGAATTCATCTACAAGTTCTTTCTTCAAAGTAGCAATAGCTCTTCTGTAAAGTGTAGAAGGTGCTTGAATGTTTCCTGAatctatttcaaatttcatataaTCCATCCAAATACTGATATCTTCAATCCCATGATGTTGAATGGCACACTCATAGTATTTCctgatattttttacattcaaCTTGTCTTGACTTTTCTCTATACTTATCATTATTTGATGTACTTCAAGTTGGGTTGGTGGAGTTCTAATTAA
The window above is part of the Amyelois transitella isolate CPQ chromosome 11, ilAmyTran1.1, whole genome shotgun sequence genome. Proteins encoded here:
- the LOC106141636 gene encoding mitochondrial carrier homolog 2-like; the protein is MDEIEKEKIAALPSQLLVTTICHPMEYAKVLIQLGYEPMPPRRSTTLFGRPAMVLPNVFQYIKYIKTSDGFFGCYRGLSARILGLIASSQLTSKVIYACGINLPEINDPPNIVTDEEPKLEDYIKLGRRDMIMHTASAIVSYPFHVVSIRMMASFIGKEEDYSSLIGAIVAIYRDDGICGFFHGVVPKVFADLTCVAVTGILAYYVNKYLVKTKDLRYYTVPLLTFITSTITYPLVVVTTCMAVAGSSLKAGNPPLMPAYPNWQTCWRDLLRNKQHKRGSSLIFRYYIAPIAAMQIQ